One genomic region from Bacteroidales bacterium encodes:
- a CDS encoding ribonuclease Z, which produces MQAPVFTATILGSSAATPTSTRNPSAILLNMDYKYYLVDCGEGTQIQLRRMHYKIQKINHIFISHLHGDHFFGVIGLISTMHLLGRDKELHLFGPSRLEEIVQLQLEASQTELVYPLIFHPTQADKEEVIYESDKHFVKSFPLDHRIETTGFIFGEKPRRRKIDKEFLLKEDVPVAWMMRIKNGADYVSPAGIVYPNAQITRQPPPPRIFAYCSDTRYNPDIAQYVQGADLLYHEATFMEELKEVAREKYHSTAAEAALTAREAGAKHLLLGHFSARYKKLDGILEEATAVFANTSLAKEGEVTEV; this is translated from the coding sequence ATGCAAGCACCCGTATTTACCGCCACTATTCTGGGCAGCAGTGCTGCCACACCCACTTCCACACGAAATCCGTCGGCAATTTTGCTCAACATGGACTACAAATACTATCTGGTAGATTGTGGCGAAGGCACGCAGATACAACTGCGGCGCATGCATTACAAGATTCAAAAGATCAATCACATTTTTATCAGCCACCTGCATGGTGATCATTTTTTTGGCGTCATCGGGCTTATTTCTACCATGCACCTGCTGGGACGCGACAAGGAATTACATTTGTTCGGTCCGTCCCGTCTCGAAGAGATTGTACAACTACAACTGGAAGCCTCGCAGACCGAGCTGGTGTATCCACTGATTTTTCATCCTACGCAAGCCGACAAAGAGGAAGTAATTTACGAGTCGGATAAGCACTTTGTAAAGTCATTTCCGCTTGACCATCGAATTGAAACTACTGGTTTTATTTTTGGCGAAAAGCCAAGACGACGCAAAATTGACAAAGAGTTTCTGCTAAAGGAAGATGTTCCGGTTGCCTGGATGATGCGCATAAAGAATGGCGCCGATTACGTTAGTCCTGCTGGCATTGTCTATCCCAACGCACAAATCACACGGCAGCCTCCGCCGCCACGCATTTTTGCTTACTGCTCCGACACACGTTACAATCCGGATATTGCGCAGTATGTGCAGGGTGCTGATCTGCTTTACCATGAAGCTACCTTTATGGAAGAACTCAAAGAGGTGGCCAGAGAGAAATACCACTCCACAGCCGCAGAGGCCGCTCTTACCGCCAGAGAAGCCGGAGCAAAGCATTTGCTCCTGGGGCATTTTTCGGCGCGTTACAAAAAGCTGGATGGGATATTAGAGGAGGCCACAGCTGTGTTTGCCAATACTTCTTTGGCAAAGGAGGGTGAAGTGACGGAGGTATGA
- the rplS gene encoding 50S ribosomal protein L19 yields the protein MSNKSLLTLVDNLTVIKEMPAFKAGDTVTVTYKIREGAKERLQKYQGVVLQRKGQGATETFTVRKISNNIGVERIFPVASPFIEEIVVNKRGVVRRARIFYLRELRGKKARIKEKRV from the coding sequence ATGAGCAATAAATCATTATTAACGTTGGTCGATAACCTGACCGTAATTAAAGAGATGCCTGCATTCAAAGCAGGAGATACCGTCACTGTAACGTACAAAATCAGGGAAGGCGCCAAAGAGCGTTTACAAAAATATCAAGGCGTGGTTCTTCAGCGCAAAGGACAAGGCGCAACCGAAACATTCACCGTACGCAAAATTTCCAACAACATAGGTGTGGAAAGAATTTTCCCGGTAGCTTCACCGTTTATCGAGGAAATCGTCGTTAACAAGCGTGGCGTTGTGCGCCGTGCACGTATTTTCTACCTACGCGAACTGCGTGGTAAGAAAGCCCGTATCAAAGAGAAAAGAGTATAG